The Methanopyrus kandleri AV19 DNA segment ACGAGAGCGTCCTCGAAGATCCTCCTCGCCTCGTCCAGCATCCTCAGGGCCTCGATCAGGTCGAGCGGACTCTCCGCGTCCAGGGCCGTCTCGACGGCCTCGTCCGCGAGTCGCTCCGACTCCCAGATCAGCTCCCAGGGGTCCAAACCGTTTTTCACCCCCTCCCTCCGACGTCTTCCAGGGCCCGTTTGAGGGCGCGGCGGGCACTATCGTAGGCCTCGGTGCCGGGTTTCACTCCTTCCTGCTCCAGGTATCGCTCGAACCTCGCGATGAGCTCGAGGTTCACGGTCTCGCGCACGACCTCGTCGACCCGTCGGGACAGGCGCAGGAGCGCCCGTCCCGTGGCGGTGTCCTCGCCGACCCTCGCGGCCTCGCGCCTCAGATGTTTCCGGAGGCTGTTCATGACCCGGAGCATCAGGTCCGGGTTCCGCGCCAGTGCCTTCCCGACGGCGTCCCGCCCACGGATCGCTCAGAGGTCCCGACCTGATGGCACGCTCGGACGGTAAAAGCGTTGCCATTCACCCCCGCGCCGGTGCCCGCGGACCCTCCGCCGTCGACCAGACCCGATCTTGTATGGTGCAGGAGCGAGGGCATAGTCGGGACTCAGGATGGCAAGGCTTTTATCTTAAGGCACTGTCTCATCATCGCTCCCATACAACTTAGATGCACCTGAAGGGACCATAAGCCGGGGTTGGTCGAGTCGCACGCTCACGTCCCGATACCCTCGGACCCCGTGGAACGGATCCGAGCCCTCCGGGTTCTACGGGAGGTGTACCGTCGCGGGAAGAAGCCGGGCTTCGAGGTGACCTACCGGACGGTGAGCGGGAGTACCTGCGGTCCGTACTACGTCGCGAGGTGGCGGAGGGACTCGAAGTTCAGACACGGTAGGACCCTCTACCTAGGCAAGCCCGAGAACGAGAGCGTTCGGTTCACCGAATGGCTGGTTTCACTGGATCGAAGTGAGGTTCTGGAGCTCGCGCGACACCTCATGCGCAACCTCCGCTCCGTCCTCAAGACCCTCCTCACCGAGGTCTCGAGCCTCCCATACAAGAGGGCGAGATGTGTCCTGACCCGCGGGCTCGCGCTGGCCTTCGACGCCAGACCCTCGAACTCACCGCGAATCCGCGACCTCCTAGAAGAACTTCCCGATCGACTCGAATCCTTCCTCGTGAGGACCCTCGGAGGCTGGCCCGCGCATTACTCCTCTCACTTGAACAAGATCATCCGTTCTCGAAGGAAATCCCTCGACGGGAGGCACGAGGTACCCGACGTACAACTCGAACTCGAACGCTGGAGGCTGAGGCACGACCGGTGAACGCCGGAGAAGGGCGTCGGACCGGCGCGGGTCAATCGCCCCCGTCACCACCGTCCCCGTCGTCACCGTCTCCACCGTCACCCACGTCACCCACTCCGTCACCCGTGTCCTCGTGTAGACGGTCGAACCCCGAGAACACCCACCCGACGGGAGACCCACCGAAGGCCAACTCGAACTCATCGTCATCTCGGTCGAAGATGGGGTGGATAACATCGTGTGATGATATCGTCGCGGCGACCCGTCCCCCCAACAGGGCGACCATCGGTACGTCGTCCTCCGGTTTACGACCCATCGGCACCACGACGCCGCGCAGGCGGTAACCCTCGGTCTCCCCTCGAGTCTCACGCGGAAGGTCACGAGACGTCCCCTCCCGGGCGAGCTCACGCATGTTCTCGTCCGACCCTACCACCCCCCAGGACCCTCCTCAGCGAGCCGCGACGCCCTTCGGCACTCCCCCGGACCACGAACTGGACCCCGGTCCTCAGGGAAACCGCGTCGTTTGGTACCTCTAGAAGCCCGGAGAGCCTCGAATCGAGCTCGTCCCGGGTGCCCCTCCCTTCGAAGGTGACGCCGACCAGGCCTCCCGTCGCCTCTACCACTTCGAGCGGATCACGTCGGCACACACCTCGTGCGAACACGAGATCAGAAGCACGATCGATATCCGGGCCGTGAAGGGCGCCAATACCATCGCCACGACCGTGGGAAGTGACGGTACGATCGAAGGGGCCAGCAACACGGCCGACAGCAGGAGGACGGGTGAGACCATCTCGAGTCTCCTGAGCCGTCGTGGGGCGCGTAACGTCCCCACGACGTCGGGCACCGTCGGACACTCCCCGACATGGTCGGTGGAATCACCCACGGTGGGGCGCGTACCCGACGGCCTTACCCCCACGCGGTCGGACGCCCGCCCGGGAAAGATGGTAAACTGAAGTGTTTCCTTTTTAGATAAACCGGTTTCCGAATAGGATCTTAGGACTCGCCCGACGCCCTCGCTCGCCGAGGTTTACCATACAAGAGGAGAGGGGAGAGGACCGGACCCGCCCGAGGGGCCGGATCGCAACGCGTGGGATCAGAACCGGAGCCCCCGCACGCCCTCCGCGTCGACCCACCTGGCGACCCTGAGGCACCTCCGGCACATCGGCACGACGATCAGGCTGTCACCCTCCTCGAAGTCCACGCGGGCGACGACCCTCCGGAGCACCCGAGCGTGCACCTCCGGCTCGGCGAGCAGCGCGTACGTCGAATACTGCAGCCTGAACGCCCCGTGGGACTCCAGAAGCTCGCGCAGCTTGCGGCGCTCGGCCTCCCCTCCCGGTTCCTTGAAGTCGTAGACGTAGAGGCGGAGGCGCGGGGACGGACCCCCCAGGACGCCCAAGGTCACCACCCTCAGACCGGCCAGGGCCGCTCCGAGACCGGGTCCCCAGGACCCACCGAGACCCCGTACCTCGCGAGCCTCGACGCCCGATCGGCGTAGAGCACCGGTGCAGGCAGACGACTCCACGTCCCGGACGGGTTACCCCAGTTCGAGGCCGTGAGGTCATGGACCAGCCCGATCAGGTCCCCGTCGAGCTTATCGTCACGGCGGCGCAGCGCGATCGGCCTCGGGGTCCCGGGCTTCTTATCGCCCCGTCTCCGCGGCGTGTACGGTGAGCAGCATAGGTGGACGGTCGATCCGTCGAGCCGCACGTAGGCGCCCCTAGGCGCCCGCCACCCCTCCCCCTCGATCGCGTAGACGGTCGGGTCCGACTTGATCACCTCGACGACCGTCACGTCCAATCCCAGCTCCCGTCCGACCTCCCGGACTGCCTCCAGCTCCTCCCCAGGAACGGTCCCGTCCCTGAGGTAGACCACCCGATCCGAGTACTCCCGGGCCGTTTCCAGGACGATCTCGGCCGTCCTCCCCGACGTCTCGCCCCGCTCCCCCACGGGCACCGTGAACGTCCTCCCGTGCTCGATCAGGCCATCCTCATCGACCACGAAGCACGAGCAGCAGGCCCGGCCCTCGACCACGCGACCGCCCTCGACCTTCCTCGAGACGTCCACGCCGACCACCGCGACGTCCTTCGGACCCGAGGTCGCCCTAACCGCGTACGGCTGACCCGCGTGCTTGCAGTGGATCCCGACCGCCAAAACCGTCGCCGCGTACTTCACGGTCTTCCCGTCGGAGAGGACGCGCTCCGTGAAGCACTGGACGAGCGGGTCCCTCCTCTTGACCCTCGCGTACGTCCGATCGTCGTCCGACAGCACCCCGACCAGCACCGGCCCGTCCGCGTCCCCCACCAAGTCCGGGAGGTCCACCGCGTCCGCGACTCTGACGTCACCGGCCTCCACGTCGTGACCGAGGAGGCGCCGCAGCCTCCCGACGACCAGCTCCAGCAGGCGCTCCAGGTCCCGCTCCGAGATCCCGGCGCGCCCCGGGAGCTCCCGATCGGCCACCAGGTGGACGGCCTCCCCGTCCAGCTCGCCCGCACCCTCGTAGGGACCGTAGTTCCACAGGAGATCGTTCAACTCCGTCCGCTTACCACGTTTCTCCCCACCCGCGACCACGGCCGGCGGTCGGACCCTCCGCGTGTCCGTGGACCCCGGGTGCTCCCTCACCTCCACCGCGACGTCCGGGAACCTCCGCCGGAACTCCCCGAGACCCCGATCCAGCAGGTACCGGCCGACCGAGACCCTGTCCGCGACCCCCAACCTGAAGTACTCCGTCACCGGGTGCACGGGTACCTGCCACCTCAGGACGTCATCCGGGTAGTGGAGAACACCACCGCCCACCTTGACCGTCACCACGACCTCCGGATCCACCTCCACGCCGTACCCGGACCAGTGCTCCCTCAACCTCTCCAGGTCCCACCCGTCCTCGCCCTCCCATTCGTCGGCCGGGACGGCGTCCACGACCTTCAGCCTCCTACCCGTGAGCCCACCGTCAGTGGGGATCACGTACGTCCCCGGGAGGACCCGCTCGGC contains these protein-coding regions:
- a CDS encoding DUF1678 family protein; amino-acid sequence: MVESHAHVPIPSDPVERIRALRVLREVYRRGKKPGFEVTYRTVSGSTCGPYYVARWRRDSKFRHGRTLYLGKPENESVRFTEWLVSLDRSEVLELARHLMRNLRSVLKTLLTEVSSLPYKRARCVLTRGLALAFDARPSNSPRIRDLLEELPDRLESFLVRTLGGWPAHYSSHLNKIIRSRRKSLDGRHEVPDVQLELERWRLRHDR
- the cas2 gene encoding CRISPR-associated endonuclease Cas2 is translated as MGVLGGPSPRLRLYVYDFKEPGGEAERRKLRELLESHGAFRLQYSTYALLAEPEVHARVLRRVVARVDFEEGDSLIVVPMCRRCLRVARWVDAEGVRGLRF
- a CDS encoding argonaute/piwi family protein, giving the protein MPWRSNAVRVRMDFEVLRREDYHDRGAARGAVKDHLREREFAFQVDTVVYSAGDRGERVSWDDLSPTARAYAVRAALRLGLEGLGFELDTGYSLLCDRDFFEVCYGGRFDGERIPGVYALGNWREVRDRVLRTLGREYGPVEVRLGLEVRARALGDGTVLLSVDPRARAISRVRLKDLVRDRGVGWAERVLPGTYVIPTDGGLTGRRLKVVDAVPADEWEGEDGWDLERLREHWSGYGVEVDPEVVVTVKVGGGVLHYPDDVLRWQVPVHPVTEYFRLGVADRVSVGRYLLDRGLGEFRRRFPDVAVEVREHPGSTDTRRVRPPAVVAGGEKRGKRTELNDLLWNYGPYEGAGELDGEAVHLVADRELPGRAGISERDLERLLELVVGRLRRLLGHDVEAGDVRVADAVDLPDLVGDADGPVLVGVLSDDDRTYARVKRRDPLVQCFTERVLSDGKTVKYAATVLAVGIHCKHAGQPYAVRATSGPKDVAVVGVDVSRKVEGGRVVEGRACCSCFVVDEDGLIEHGRTFTVPVGERGETSGRTAEIVLETAREYSDRVVYLRDGTVPGEELEAVREVGRELGLDVTVVEVIKSDPTVYAIEGEGWRAPRGAYVRLDGSTVHLCCSPYTPRRRGDKKPGTPRPIALRRRDDKLDGDLIGLVHDLTASNWGNPSGTWSRLPAPVLYADRASRLARYGVSVGPGDPVSERPWPV